The Candidatus Omnitrophota bacterium nucleotide sequence ATCTCCGAATATGCGGTCGTCAAAGTTAACGGGCGGCTGGAAGGGATAGCCGCTCTTAAGGACCTCGACAGGGCGGTATCTCTCGGTTTCGGGCACGCGCGCGTCAAGGGCTATATGTCGCGCAAGATCTTTCCCGTGAAACCGGATACCTCGGTTTACGCGATACAGGACATGATCCAGCAGAAGGAAGTGGGCTGCGTTCCTGTATTCGACGGGGGCAACCTTCTGGGGCTTGTCACTAGATCCGATATCCTGCGCGCATTACACGGCAGGCTCTTCGCCGCAGCGTCCGGTGGGGACCTGAAAGAGGAACCCCGCGTCACGGTAAACCTCACACCAAGGATAAAAAAGACGTTCCCCGGCAAGATGGCCGAGTTATTGAGGCTCGCGGGCAGGCTTGCCGAAGAGATGGGATTTACCGCTTTCGCGGTCGGCGGGTTTGTGAGGGACCTCCTGCTGGGGGTAATGAATTTCGATGTCGATATAGTCATAGAAGGCAACGCGATAGAATACGCGAAGAAGCTCTCGAAGGAGCTTTGCGGCGTATATGTATACCACAAGAGGTTCGGGACCGCGACAGTATTCTTTCCGTGCCCGGCCGGCATAGCGCCTTCAAAATCCTCCGGCGGGAAGTTCAGGATAGACATAGCCATGACCAGGACCGAGATATACGAAAGGCCTGCCGCTCTCCCGACGGTAAAGTTCGGCCCGATAGAGAACGACCTTTTCAGGCGGGATTTCACGATAAACGCGATGGCGTTCAGGCTGGGAAGGCAGCATTTCGGGGAATTACTCGACCCGTTCCGCGGCAGGATCGACCTTAAGGAAGGCGTGATAAGGGCCCTGCACGACCTGAGTTTCGTCGATGACCCTACAAGGATCTTCCGGGGCGTCAGGTTCGAGCAGCGCTTCGATTTCAGGATCGAGCCGCATACGGAGAGCCTGATAAAAAAAGCGGTCGGCCTGAAGATGGTAGACAGGACGCAGAAACAGAGGATAAGGGAGGAGCTTATAGCTATCCTCTCGGAGGAGAAACCGCTTAAGGCGGTCAAGCGGCTTTCGGAATTGAATGAATTGCGGTTCATCGACCGCGACCTGACACTAAAAAGCAAAAATATAGAGCTTTTTAGTGCCGCCGACGAGGCGCTGGCATGGTACGATAATATGCATACGGGCAAGAAGCACGCGCTCGAGCGCTGGCTTGTATATCTGGCCGTCATTCTTGATGAACTTGACCCGGCCCGGACAAAAAAGATCTGCGGCGATTTCGTCTTCAGGAAGGCCGACGCGGCAAAACTTATCTCCTACAAAAAGAACTCCGAAAGAGTCCTGGCCGCTTTATCCAAAAAGGAAAAATTGAGGCCTAGCGAGGTCTACGCGCATCTTGACGGGTTTTCGCATGAGGCTATGGTCGCGCTCATGGCAAAGACGCGTTCGCAGGCGGCAAGGCGGCGGATAGTATCCTATATGACAAAATACGCGCACGTGAAGCTCGACCTGCGCGGCGATGACCTCAAGAAGGCGGGGATAGAGCCGGGGCCGCATTTTAAGGAGATCATGAGGAAGACGCTTCGCGCCAAGCTCGACGGGAAGGTAAAGACGAAGGGCGAAGAGGTCGCGTTTGCTGTATCGCATTTCAGGGGGGAAAGATGATAACAGGCGGCAATTACAACACGGAGATAAAATAATGGGGATACGGCCGGAACGCATCGCGAGCGAGATGAGGGACGTGATCTCGGTCATAATAAGCG carries:
- a CDS encoding CBS domain-containing protein encodes the protein MTDIITTHANADFDALASMVAARKLYPGARLVLPGSQERAVREFMSLCSDLVKIEYEKDASLENVTRLIIVETRLKNRIGKMAQLAGKKGVEVHIYDHHPRTGEDIKADKDIYGKTGASTTILVDLIKDREIKISPLEATIMALGIYEDTGSLTFPTTTREDIDMVSFLVSMGADLHLVSSYLRRELTDKELSLLALLIQSTEVHVINSVHVAIAAITSEQYVDDLSLLAHKLEEAENFNLIFVMVQTRDKVQFIARSGLPFVNVAKVAALFGGGGHPSAAGAVIKDMNLTEVKSKLIEYLRSHIHSDIKAKELVAGRPVELEIDEPVSAAREKLAKAISEYAVVKVNGRLEGIAALKDLDRAVSLGFGHARVKGYMSRKIFPVKPDTSVYAIQDMIQQKEVGCVPVFDGGNLLGLVTRSDILRALHGRLFAAASGGDLKEEPRVTVNLTPRIKKTFPGKMAELLRLAGRLAEEMGFTAFAVGGFVRDLLLGVMNFDVDIVIEGNAIEYAKKLSKELCGVYVYHKRFGTATVFFPCPAGIAPSKSSGGKFRIDIAMTRTEIYERPAALPTVKFGPIENDLFRRDFTINAMAFRLGRQHFGELLDPFRGRIDLKEGVIRALHDLSFVDDPTRIFRGVRFEQRFDFRIEPHTESLIKKAVGLKMVDRTQKQRIREELIAILSEEKPLKAVKRLSELNELRFIDRDLTLKSKNIELFSAADEALAWYDNMHTGKKHALERWLVYLAVILDELDPARTKKICGDFVFRKADAAKLISYKKNSERVLAALSKKEKLRPSEVYAHLDGFSHEAMVALMAKTRSQAARRRIVSYMTKYAHVKLDLRGDDLKKAGIEPGPHFKEIMRKTLRAKLDGKVKTKGEEVAFAVSHFRGER